Below is a window of Procambarus clarkii isolate CNS0578487 chromosome 19, FALCON_Pclarkii_2.0, whole genome shotgun sequence DNA.
ataccactaggacttggttGTGACtccctgcttgcttgtcttactaagaatctgtctaaagatacTTGGTTTTCCCTGTTTTAACacttctgtagtgagacatcacattcatTTACTAAGAATGATCTCTTGCTTTTTACTCTATCATCtttctcacaactattttcttaggttgaactttaccaatgACTTTCTTAGGAcatatggcatgatatataagaaCAACTTTTTTATGTTTAAAAAAAAGCAGGCAAGAACAAAGAATTCAAAGCATGGTCTCAGTCGTCACTACGCGAGATAGACTTGTAAACAGAGTGCCTCGCCCCCAGCACTCATTTGACCCATACGCGCATGAACAGACGTCCTCTTCCAAGTAAACCGCCGTGCACCAATTCAAATTTTACAATGAATTTGACGTGTACCAAAAATTTTGTGTTCTAGGCCAGTCGTCaaccaaggttccactgtattaaaaaaaaatagacacAAGAACATGGTACAGTGATTGAATAGTGGTTACATAAAATGCATACTGTATTTCATAAAGCCACCTGTATGCAAAGTGTTTAGGGTATAAAATAGTGAAGCACTGCTGGGTATAGGCAGTAACTGGTTTCACTGGgtgattatttatttatttatatacaagaaagtacagtgggctgtgagagtacataatgctggtaattacctaagtgtagttacaggataagagttacgctcgtggtgtcccgtcttcccagcactctttgtcatataacactttgaaattaccGACAGTttaggcctccaccaccttctcacctaacatgttccaactgtctaccactctgtttacaaaagtgaattaattactgtttactgtgtagattacatcaagcagactaataatagCAGTATTGGTACTTTTTGGGGaatggaagccaaactggcaaggATTtgatatgttgaattttacaacataggaatagagctgtttataAATaacattttcaattatttgtgatAGTATTGGTATATGATATTGGTCTGCAATTGTTTATCTGCTATATCACCTCCATTATGAACTGGCATTACTCTTTCTTTTTTAAGGATCTCAGGAAGAAtatgacactagagatttgttgaatagcagagaTATGGGTGGTGCAAAGGCATAATCGGCCCTCTCATATACCATAGGTGGTATtttactaatgttcccagctttgcttTTAAGCGAGTGAATTATCGATATAATGTCTGTTGGGCTAACTGGTTAAAGGAGTAGAGAGTTAGGATAGCTGCCAAATAGCCTCATACTTGGCTACGTGAACGACAATAACCCTTCCAAGCTTTCCAACTCTAACAATGGTGTAAAAGACCCTTTTGTACATGGGTCACATCTCAACAGTGCCCAGAGAACAAAGCAATGGTGTTAGTGGCTATGCAAGAATGTTATTTACACATCAACATTGTTACTTTGTACATGTATAAACATAACAAAATTGTATTAATTACACAGGACAAAAAATATGCTACTGTAGTTATACAAGTAATCTGTGGTGCTGGGTCTGGTCTATATTGTGCTATATCTGGTCAGTGGAGGCTACTAGTGTGGCCTCCACTGCCTCCCACCACTAGTGTGGCCTCCACTGCCTCCCACCACTAGTGTGGCCTCCACTGCCTCCCACCACTAGTGTGGCCTCCACTGCCTCCCACCACTAGTGTGGCCTCCACTGCCTCCCACCACTAGTGTGGCCTCCACTGCCTCCCACCACTAGTGTGGCCTCCACTGCCTCCCACCACTAGTGTGGCCTCCACTGCCTCCCACCACTAGTGTGGCCTCCACTGCCTCCCACCACTAGTGTGGCCTCCACTGCCTCCCACCACTAGTGTGGCCTCCACTGCCTCCCACCACTAGTGTGGCCTCCACTGCCTCCCACCACTAGTGTGGCCTCCACTGCCTCCCACCACTAGTGTGGCCTCCACTGCCTCCCACCACTAGTGTGGCCTCCACTGCCTCCCACCACTAGTGTGGCCTCCACTGCCTCCCACCACTAGTGTGGCCTCCACTGCCTCCCACCACTAGTGTGGCCTCCACTGCCTCCCACCACTAGTGTGGCCTCCACTGCCTCCCACCACTAGTGTGGCCTCCACTGCCTCCCACCACTAGTGTGGCCTCCACTGCCTCCCAACACACCACAGAACTGAGAAGTCACAACAATGTGGCCTGGTATATGATTACCGACTagagggaggtgtggtggtgcaggggtagtgcgacaggtgtttgagagaggGACGTTACCACCACCCGCGGGGCCTCACGGTGTACTGAACACCTCACACCATATACACGCTAGAGGGAGCACCCAGCCACGCCAGTACACACACATGCGTCACCTCACTTATATACAATAcagtatatgtgcttgcagggttgagctctggctctttggtcccgcctctcaaccgtcaatcaactgatgtacagattcctgagcctactgggctctatcatatctacatgtatggagtcagcctccaccacatcacttcctagtgcattccatttactacccactctgacactgaaaaagttctttctaatgtctctggctcatttgggtactcagcttccacctgtgtccccttgtgcgtgtgccacccgtgttaaataatccatccttgtccaccctgtcaattcccctcttgtactcacctagttgtgttgccAAGGGTTGCGCTCGGCTTTTTCGgttcgcctctcatctgtcaatcaatcaatcaactgttactaactactagtaACTATTCCCTcccgctccccctccccctccccctcacacacacatgaatgATGTAATAAAACTAAAAGAGGAAACAGAGGCCAGACACAGCAtactgaatgggagatgaagtacttcacgaaacagatagagagaaggatctaggagttgatatcacaccaaatcagtctcctgaaacccatataaaaataataacacctgcggcgtatgcaaggctggcatcagaactgccttcaggaacctgtgtaaggaatcattcagaaccttgtataccacatatgtaaaaccaatcctggagtatgcagccccagcatggagcccgtaccttgtcaagcacaagacgaaactggaaaaagttcagaggtatgccactaggctagtcccagaactaagaggcatgaggtatgaggaaaggctgcatgaaatgcaccttacgacactggaagacagaagagtaaggggagacatgatcactacctacaaaattctcagaggaattgacagggtagataaagataaactgtttaacacggttggtacgcaaacaaggggacacaagtggaaactgagtacccaaatgagtcacaggcacgttagaaagaactttttcagtgtcagagtagttaacagatggaatgcattatgcagtgatgtggtagagtacATAaggaaactccatacacagtttcaaatgtagatataatagagctcagtaggctcaggaatctgtacaccagttgtttgacagttaagaggcgggaccaaagagccagaactcaacccctgcaatcacaactaggtgagtacacacacacacaataatgagagggttgtgacagattaggattgtaggatcctccatgaggacttgaacaggttacaGAGACGGTCGGAGAAATGGCTACCGGAGTTCAACAcgaacaaatgtaaagttatgaaaatgggatCAGGTAATAGGAAACTAAAGGGGCAGTACacgatgaaggggaactgcctacctgtgacgattcgagaaagaaacctgggagtggacgcaacacctaatctgactcctgaggcatatataaatataggataacgacagtttattcctccaaggagtgccggaccaaccgggctgtggtgggtatgtgggcctgcgggccgctccaagcaacagcctggtggaccaaactctcacaagtcgagcctggcctcgggccgggcttggggagtagaagaactcccagaaccccatcaaccaggtaccaggtaaCAGTAGCGTACTactcacacgggagacatctcccgtcacgcagggtgcagtcgcacctccacagatctccagtatcatccattgatactggtgatggcacttacgggctattcatgcccgtgccaccttttgggtggtttaatcttcatcaatcatcatcatCAGTAGCGAACTCAACACTGGCAAAAGTCGAATcctaagtaaggaggcttttagggcgctttacactgcctacatgagatCAGTCTTAGAGTATCCAATaaactgaataaacattttattttatttttttttattagggaaagggggggggtgaaggccgCCTATAGGCAGGTATGGTCGTTTCGGATACGAGACGATTCGACGAAACTCGTTttctgttttatttatttatttatttatttatttattcatttatttatttatttatatacaagaaggtacattgggtttgagagagtacatagcatgatgtgtttacattcttgtaatgcCACTATAGTACGCACGAGGTTTCGGGCAATTTGTTAGAACCGTGTATACtgccaatcccccaatatttatttacctaatccaaacaactttaccattgtgatcattgctgtcgtcTTATATGTGTtatcaatatgctgtattgtgcctattaatctttgttaaattatcaatcaagctgtcaatgctatcaatcagagctatcgacgtacctactaatctctctcattcttgcaatgtacctgttaacattttataaattttgctagactTTACCTATCTAAAATTATCTAGTAGATTAAggacccgaaacgctgcgcgtactagtggctttacaagaatgtaaacaccatgctatgtatcctcacatactcaatgtaccttcttgtatatatataaataaataaataaataaacatatatGGTATTAATGACGTGAACAATGAAGGTGAATGTGAATTTTAACTTTAGGTGTGGCCTCCTCTTTAATATTCATGAAAATTCTCAATGCTAGGAATTGTTAATAAAAATCTAGTTTACTTTTATTTTAACTATCATTGCTTATTTTTTAATTTAGCATATATGTGAATATGAGcaattattttatatttaaaataaagttaAAATATACTGATTGACTGCAATATATAGAGGGTGGGGAGGTGAGTTGAGTTTACTTAGATTTACATCAAAAGAAGATATCTCAATTATGAGTGAGAGTTCAATATACTGAAGCAGATAACTGAGCTCCGCCTCAATGGCTGTATTGCCAAATGGTTTGAGAAAAAAAAATCAAGGGCATTGAGTTGAGATTCCTAAATAGTATGGTGGACTCATCACCTGGCCATTGATGTTAAATCCAAAAAGATCCCCGGAAGGCAAACCGATGACGTCACAATGACGTCACACTCCTCGCACTTACAACATATACATaaaaaggcaaaaatatatattttatttttatgaagataggttagattagattaagaTACAAAATATTAGGATAGGATAGATTAGCATATAGGTAAGATATATGTTGATTAGGTAAGGATAGGATAGAATATATTTGTTTTAAGGAAATCTGTGACGTTGAACGGGATAATTTTTGGACCTTTTTTGAACTAGCTAttggatgttgtggtggtggaggctgcatCTCCTGTCTCGTCTCCTGGCCAGTGATCTCCTCTCCTGCAGTATCCACACCAAGCTCTAGTGACATGTGAGCCCCATACACCTCTCATAGTTGTGGTTGCCTCTCCCACCATGATGGAAGAGCCGATGATGGTGGAGGAGGCGGAGGACGGGAGCAGGAgccgtgctggtgtgtgtgtcctcaacACCAAGTCTAAACCCATCCTGGAGGACTATGTCATCTCCAGCACCGTGCTGGGTCTGGGCATCAATGGCAAGGTGGTCGAGTGCTTCAGTAAGAGAGACCACAAGAAGTATGCCCTCAAGGTAGGCCTACGCATTTGTTCAGGGTTGGGGTAGGCCTAAGGAACAAACCATTGTAAAGAtttgacttacctggcacaggagcggggctgtgtgtctGGTGGAGGACTAAGGTttaccctccaccagccacagccctgctcctgtgcctggtaagtccactacgggctcaccatagcccgtgctacttggagcttttgttctgagtagctaaatctcaaACAACAACACCGTCAGACTGTTGGGAACAATCAAATCATACACAAAAGTTCAGCCAAAACTCTTCTAATTGTAAAAACTAAGTACAGTATAACCaagtttacctgagggccactgtcTCTGGTGGCCTTGATGAGGACAGGACGCTGACGGCATATCAAAGGACAAACCCCATTGGTCCCGATGAAAGCTTGCCTGATCCTAACATCCCAAACCAATGTTTGGGATGCTACGATATCATTTGCAAGAGATGTGCCAGCGGATGAGAAGAAACTTGAATTTAGTAGCTGTGCCAGTCAGTGGCTGATGGGATTTCACTTGTTACCAACTACGAATGTTGCTTTTTTTATTGGGGGAGCCCCTACGCCTCCCCCCAGAAAGTTGGAGTTGCTGGGGAGCCTcctggactcgcccagaaaatggcatttcattacattcaacgctggttttttagttGTTCTTTGATCCTAAAATATTTATGCTACCCTttatttgattacatttattttgCCAGTAGCTTGTTTTGGCTCTTTATATTATCATAGataacattgtttttttttttgttttttttttattatacctCTTAAACAATTCTTTGGAAATGACCCCAGTTCTATATTTTTTCTCATATTCATGcattttattgatatatttaaatattcctTTAgtgagccaaggattgttaatccttttagttgtgacttgtttagttAGCATGAGCTAGTTAGTAttatagaggcttagagttttgtgaAGAAATGTTTGTACTCCTGGGATGATGTTTACCACATTACCAAGTTTAGTCTCCCAgtttgttatcttgagattatcttaagatgattttggGGATTAGCATTCCCGCGGCCtgatcttcgaccaggcctccacccccaggaagcagcctgtagcagctgtctaacttccaggtacctatttactgataggtaacaggggcatcagggtgaaagaaacattttggccatttgtctccgcctccacccgggatcgaacccggaacctcaggactaagaattcgaagcgttgtccacccagctgtcaggcgctgcccgtagcagctgtctaactcccaggtacctatttactgctaggtaacagggccatcagagtgaaagaaactctgcctatttgttcctgcctccaccagggatcgaacccggaacctctggactacgaatccgatgcgctgtccactcagctgtgaggCCCCTGTTACCATGTGACCAGCAATGGCAGCACAGTTGCTTATGGAAGCTTCATTGTATCAAGCTAATCTTCACTGTTTGAAGATGTGGTTTACTAATGCTAATTGAGAAAGAGTAAGCTGATCAAGCCCTATTAGTTATGGTCATTATTCATTTCTTCATTAATTTATATGGGCATCTTTTCATAGTCAATTGTAAGCAAAGTGAGTTGTATGAATTATGTAGAGGATCATATCCCATTGGTGCCTAGTGTTCCCCAATCTTATACTCTTGTTCAtgtatttctttattttcaattggCATAACAGGCTTAAAATCCTTCCATAGGTTCTGCGTGACAGCTCAAAGTCTAGACGAGAGGTGGACCTGCACTGTCGGGGTTCAACTTGCCCACATGTTGTAGCAATAATTGATGTCTATGAAAATGTTTACAACAATCAGAAGTGTTTATTAGTTGTTATGGAGTGGTAGGTACTCTTgagaatatttatataatataattgtCTTATTATTTTCCATCCTGTTTGTTATCCAGGAAGTGTGATCGGTAGGTTCCTGGACTGTATTGTGCCAAAATATGGGATGCTCTTGAAGCATCTTGTATTACCTCtttccagtactgtacagtactattgAGGTGGGAGCTGGAATATTGATGTGCTACATTTCCTGATTAAGACCCAATGTTTCACAAATTTTTATACGAAGTTAAAgtctttcatgttttgattttacGTTACTATTTGAGGAATGCTTCAAAGAAAAATTGTGAAAGACACTGATTATTTACTTctcaaaaaaacaacaaaaaactATGCATCAGACCCTCATCATAAATTATGCCACCCACCATAAGAATAGTTGCATTCTACTGCCTGGTGTGTATCTTGGTAAAacaaagaataaaaaaaaaaaattgtattttgTGAGGATCAGTCTTGAGATACTGGAGCATGTGGcccattaatttattttatttttgtaacTGCATTACTATAGTTGTGTTTATTTAGTCAGTAGCATAGATTGTTGCACATTTAATCTCTGAGAAGTATTTTATCATTCATGGGAGGTTTCCGTGCAGAATGTTGTGTAATATTAACTTCTAACATAAATGGCTTATTATAATAGTTTTGTGGGATGGGTAGACAATAGCCCAGAGAAAGGTAGTAGAACAGTGTACAGACATAAAGGTTAAGGCTATAAAAAATCACACTGGTACATTCACCGTATCTTCCACACTAACCAGTTTTATGTAGACTTAGTACAATAACTTTCCAGCCAAGCCTCCACAACTGTTTCCTACTTATTTGTATCACTAGATGTTGAGTGCTTCTAGTCTTTTGTCATATAAAAAAATATGTTAAATAATCATTCCTTAACAAGTGATTTGACTTAGATTTGCTCTCCCCCTACATCTCATATGCTGTTCACATGCAATTCTCACCTCATACACTTGCTATGTATGTCCATCCTCTTGATCAATCTCACCTCATACCCTCTATTTCAGTTTGAATGCTCACCACTTACTGTATCTTGATTCACTCTTCTCATTGTTATGATTTAAATACTTTTTACAATCCCACATCTCTTCATGACATGTTTATTTATTGCTCTGTCCTAATACCACATATGCATCTTGGATTGTCCATTTCCACAACAAATTCTTGATTTATGCATGTGAAATGCTAGCATCTCTTATTGTACATAGGCTATGCCTATGCTCTCAGCCCCAGgtgcagactcatggaattctttATTTATAAAGACATGTAAAAGGCCAGTAGTATAAGCACTCAgtttagtgtggaggagacacatGGATACAGGTGAGATACCGGTAGCACTTAAATCAACAGGTATGGCActcctacacaagggagggagtaaAGCGTTGgctaaaaattatagaccagccgCATTAACTTCACATGTAGTGAAAgttttgaaagagtgatcaggagtcagatcttCAGTTTTATGGAGAACAATCTccttcacaacccaggtcaatatggatttagagcggggaaGATTGTGCCTTTTGCATGATCATGGAAGCATTAGAAAAACAGTTAAATGCAGATATGGTGTAAactgactttgcaaaggcatttgataaatgcAACTATGGAATGATAGCACATAAAATCAGATCAacaggaataacaggtaaagtagggCAATGTATATTTGATTTCCTGTCAAATACAATGCAGAAAGTAAGTCAGTCAAAATCAAGTCCAAgcacagtccttgcactactgctttttcttattctcatatgagatgtagacaaaaatacaactcacagcttcgtgtcattttTTTGCAGACTGCACTcaaatcaacatgaaaattactTGTGTAGAAGACATTGGAAAACTGCAGGCTGGTGTTATAAAAggattttgattgggcagcaggaaATAACATaatatttaacagtgataaatcccAGGCACTTAAGTACAGTATCCATTCGATTTAACGACCTATAAGGGGCTCTACCTAGATTGTTAAATCTGGGGCTCCACTAAATACCGAGGTACAGTATTAAAATATTGGTAACTTTTTAGTTATATTTGTGAGGGCGACAGGATGGAAGGTGGATGGGCAGGATAATTGGCTGGCtggtaggcaggcaggtgggtgagcggGCAGGTTTGTACAGAGTGGTGGCTGACTGGTGTGTGGGCAGATGAgaaggggaggttatcttgagtttatcttgagatgatttcggggctttagtgtccccgcggccaagtcttcgaccaggcctccacccccaggaagcagcccgtgacagctaacactcgggtacctattttactgctaggtaacaggggcatagggtgaaagaaactctgcccattgtttctcgccggcgcccgggatcgaacccgggaccacaggatcacaagtccagcgtgctgtccgctcggccgaccggatatTACCCGGGAAGggtactatcaggagaaagcaccaagccattatgagtATATAGTATAGCAAAACCAAGCAAATACTCTATAGTGTCGGCTAGAAAAATTATGGGATGGATTATGAGTACATTCAAATCCAGGAATCCCATCACAATGCTCATGctgttcaaatcacttgtgctgtcctgcCTTGAGTACTGCTTGATACTCACTTTCCCTTTTAGAGCAGGGGGGAATTCCTCAAATAGacagaatacagagaacatataccacACACATGGGCACAATAAACCACCTAAAGTATTAGaactgtctcaaagctctcaaaacgtATTTTAATGgggattagacagctgctacagctgcttcctgggggggtgtgtaacaaaaaggaagcctggtcgaggagcgggctgcgggaacgctaagccccgaaatcatctcaagataacctaaagaggGTCTGGCTACTGCCAcgtgagccccagtggctccctgactCCTTCCCCCAGGGCATCAGGGTGGTCTTCATCACCATAAGAACTGTTGGTGGAGCAGCTGGCTGACCCGGtctgccttcctcctcccccaAACAAGGGGGAAAGGTGGGGCGAACTAGCTTGCGCTAGTTTCATGAATTTTTGTGAGTTTGTTTAATTTGTTGGGGGAGTTCTTTTAGCTGTTTTGAGGCTGCTGTCAACCAAGCAGTCGTCTGTTTtgttttgctgactttctgggtgccttcccttgGTGGTGGCAGATGTGAATAAATTTACATAAAATTTTTCATAGTGTCATTGCCCACTGCTCCTCTCCGAGggggtccaggttctggctcgtggtcaccGGTAGGTCAATGAGAACTCTGCGACTGATGGCACCATGTAGTCTGGCACCATACAGAATACTACCTTCAGGGAGCACCCAGAAATtgatatttcattacattcaatgctggtattTTGGAAAACCAGGTAGCTCCCTCTGTTGCCTTGATTCAATCAATCAGTAACTTTTGTTATGACTATTAATACCTGTACTGTATTATAATTCTCATTAGGATTACTGTTGTTTTCAGCATGGAAGGTGGAGAACTATTCCAGAGAATTCAGGATCGAGCTGATGGTGCATTTACTGAGCGTGAAGCAGCCTGTATCATGCGAGAAATTTGTGTGGCAGTTCAACATTTACATCTTCTCAATATAGCTCACAGAGATCTTAAGCCAGAAAATCTGCTCTATACCAGTTTGGGTAGGTGACTTGTGACTCAGAGCTGTTCAATGTTAGCTTTATTTGCTTGTTGTGCTAACCTAGTTCTTCATTGTGCATCCATTGAAGTAAATAATTTTAGTTTTAGAAATTGAAATATATAAATGAAATGTGTCTGTAAATGGAATTGTTAAAATGGTATTTACCAGGTTTACTTCCATGTGATAGCAAATGAAGGTTACTGTTAAAAGCTAATACAGTATAACCTATATCCAGGAGATTGGCTTCAGTCAAATTTATTTATTGACACTTTAATTAATCTTTGTAAATGTTACAAGTCATAATTTAATTTTGAGAGAATGGATTTCCACAGCTGACATAGTTGTATAAATTGAGGTCATGATGGTTAGGAAATCAGCTTGAGAAAGCTAGAGTGTACGACAACATACTGCATAGACTTAAAATCTTAGTTATGGATAAGGTCTGCTATGTTGGGTCTCTGGAAAGGCCACATTGGCAGAATGCCATTGATAACACTAAGGTCATTGTGCGTTCAGTCCCCGATTAATTTGAACGACTGAAGCGTTCAGTAGGAAGGTGGATCTAATCACACTGGCAAGAAAAGAACCCagggaaatgtgtgtgtgtgtgtgtgtgtgtgtgtgagccgcatccaacagtctggttgaccagtccagcaaccaggaggcctgggcaATGACTGGGCCACAGGGACCCTATGTCCCGAAACCATCACAAGGTAAGGTGATTACACTTTACACTTATGTAATCTCTTACATAACTTTTACACTTTTCTTAGTCTATTTGCATTGACTCAATAATACCTCATCATATTGCTGTGAGACCTGTAGATTTACTTTTGGTAATAAAACTGAGCTTCGTGTTGATGATGGGCTGTGTAGTAACTTGGAAGTCATTTTTACAATCACTTTATTAtgaaaaatatacaaaattttaTGTATTGTGAGGTGATTTTCCCAAACTCATCACCTAAGTTCATcttgattggtgtttacatttacagtacagtattgtagtatgtgtgtgtgaggggatgggagggggtgtgtggattCCTGTACTTATGCACGAATATATTCACCTTGGTGTGCTTACAGAGGCTTCTGGCCCCACCTTCCAAACATACTTGTTTGTAaaggattatatatataattcaaagGTTTTAAGTGGTGAACTGCTGCTGtggatgtggtgtggtgtagtgtggtgtggtgcatGTGTCTGCATGAGACTGGAGTGTGTACAAATGGGACAAATAGATGAATACTGTATTTTTTCTGAGCATAGTCTTCCTGGTTCCATAAAAGTGGGAATGACGTAATGATGATATATTTAGTTATAGTGTACATAGTAAATCAGTAAACCTCTGAAAGTTAATATTAGTAAGCAACATAATTTTAAAGTGTAAACTCTGATAATATATTTGTAGCAGTTCATGGTTACTAATAATAATTTGTTGTACAGTATATATCAAAAGACCCAAGAAGAGTATTTTATTCCATGTATTTTGATAATTGGTGCATACATCCCTGGTGAACttttgtcattttgaaaaaaataactTTTGCTGCATTAAAACAGGCCTTGTTTATTTTATCTTTTGATATTACAGTATAGTTAAAGTTATGATgattataaacatatatattttacaGGTAATGATGCTATACTTAAGTTAACTGATTTTGGGTTTGCCAAGGAAACGTTCTCGAAGGAATCTTTGCAGACCCCTTGTTACACTCCATATTATGTTGGTAAGGACATGTCTGCCTGCCTATTTTGTTTAAGAATTTATGATAAAATTTTCTAGCATACTCTTTACATCTGTACAAGCTTTTGAACACCTTTTCTGGGGGATCCccttcggcttcccggagctatccgggctgatatgaatgtgtattagaccctggcatcagtcaaagcaaATTGAGTTCTTAGGCCTGCCGGGGACCATGAGACAGAAcgtgggccccctcagagaggcacaaggagcaatggcctatagaaaccccggtgtggttggaagcattctatgtttgccatcgtccgggtcaggcacccagaaaggtaggctccccaaaacaaaccctatctggttaaaatattgctactgaaagccgaactgttggacagaactcccccaaatgaaaaacgagcaaacgagcatgacgtcacaaccgTCACCGTGCCGCTGTCTTGCAGGTCCCTAATCCCCGGAAGGGGAAACCCCC
It encodes the following:
- the LOC138366207 gene encoding MAP kinase-activated protein kinase 2-like; amino-acid sequence: MMEEPMMVEEAEDGSRSRAGVCVLNTKSKPILEDYVISSTVLGLGINGKVVECFSKRDHKKYALKVLRDSSKSRREVDLHCRGSTCPHVVAIIDVYENVYNNQKCLLVVMECMEGGELFQRIQDRADGAFTEREAACIMREICVAVQHLHLLNIAHRDLKPENLLYTSLGNDAILKLTDFGFAKETFSKESLQTPCYTPYYVAPEVLGPEKYDKSCDIWSLGVIMYILLCGFPPFYSNHGHAISPGMKKRIRTGQYTFPNPEWANVSQDAKDLIKGMLRTDPEERLTIFDVMKNKWIVQYSEVPQTPLHTSRILREEGDLWQEVQDEMTRSLATMRVDYDTLQIKTLDHANNSLLSKRRKRATDN